Sequence from the Candidatus Desulfofervidus auxilii genome:
TTCCTCCAGTAAATTAAAACAGTTTGGGGGATTTATATTTTATTAAAAATTCTCTTATTCTTTTTTCTGCCAATTTTACATATTCTTCTTCTATATCATACCCCACATAGTGCCTTCCCGTTTTTATTGCAGCAATTGCTGTTTGACCGCTTCCCATAAAGGGATCCAAAACTACCTCACCTTGATATGTGTAAAGCTGAATCAATCTATAAGGAAGTTCAACAGGGAAAGGAGCAGGATGTCCGACTTCTTTTGCTGATACTGCAGGAAATGTCCATACACTTTTGGTAAACTCGAGAAATTCATCTTTTGATATTGTGCTTTCTCTCTTATTCATATTCTTCCTTGAAAACATCCCTTTTGAGAACACCAAAATATATTCATGGACATCTCGTAAAGTAGGA
This genomic interval carries:
- a CDS encoding site-specific DNA-methyltransferase translates to ACINIANLGRKPYIPLHAFIAKDMFELGFLMRGEIIWNKASSASPSTAWGSWLSPANPTLRDVHEYILVFSKGMFSRKNMNKRESTISKDEFLEFTKSVWTFPAVSAKEVGHPAPFPVELPYRLIQLYTYQGEVVLDPFMGSGQTAIAAIKTGRHYVGYDIEEEYVKLAEKRIREFLIKYKSPKLF